A genomic stretch from Erigeron canadensis isolate Cc75 chromosome 9, C_canadensis_v1, whole genome shotgun sequence includes:
- the LOC122581360 gene encoding probable xyloglucan endotransglucosylase/hydrolase protein 8 yields the protein MERKTSMPMAMVWCFLVCLAFVTTCSAESKSSFEDNFSIMWSENHFKTSEDGQIWYLSLDNDTGCGFQTKQKYRFGWFSMKLKLVGGDSAGVVTAYYMCTEDGAGPTRDELDFEFLGNRTGEPYLIQTNVYKNGTGNREMRHKLWFDPTLDYHTYSILWNSHQIIFFVDQVPVRVYKNADYENNFFPNQKPMYLFSSIWNADDWATRGGLEKTDWKKAPFVSSYKDFTVDGCQWKDPYPDCVSTTTEHWWDQYESWHLTKDQKLDFAWVQRNLVIYDYCKDTERFPTLPEECSLSPWD from the exons ATGGAGAGAAAGACTTCAATGCCAATGGCTATGGTTTGGTGCTTTCTTGTTTGTTTGGCATTTGTTACAACCTGTTCTGCTGAATCAAAATCTTCATTTGAAGATAATTTCAGTATCATGTGGTCTGAAAATCATTTTAAGACATCTGAAGATGGTCAGATCTGGTATCTTTCCTTGGATAATGACACAG GTTGTGGattccaaacaaaacaaaaataccGATTCGGGTGGTTTAGTATGAAGCTAAAGCTCGTTGGAGGTGATTCTGCTGGAGTTGTCACTGCTTACTAC ATGTGTACAGAGGATGGTGCAGGGCCAACAAGAGATGAGCTTGATTTTGAGTTCTTAGGGAACAGAACCGGCGAACCATATTTGATTCAGACCAACGTTTACAAAAATGGGACTGGCAACAGGGAGATGCGACACAAGCTTTGGTTTGATCCAACTCTTGATTACCACACTTATTCCATCTTATGGAATTCCCATCAGATCAT ATTCTTTGTTGATCAAGTTCCGGTCAGAGTATATAAGAATGCAGACTATGAGAACAACTTCTTTCCCAATCAGAAACCAATGTACTTGTTTTCAAGTATATGGAATGCTGATGATTGGGCAACCCGAGGGGGTCTTGAGAAAACAGATTGGAAAAAGGCGCCATTTGTTTCTTCGTACAAAGACTTCACTGTAGACGGGTGTCAATGGAAAGATCCATATCCGGATTGCGTTTCAACCACAACGGAACATTGGTGGGATCAATATGAATCATGGCATCTTACAAAAGACCAAAAGTTGGACTTTGCTTGGGTTCAGAGGAATTTAGTGATATATGATTATTGCAAGGATACAGAGAGGTTTCCTACATTGCCTGAAGAGTGCTCGTTGAGTCCATGGGATTAA